ATGGACAATCCGTTATAATTTAAAATAAGGAAACGAAAGTGGGTGGACAGAGGTGATTTGTGTGCAGAACACGTGCTACGAAATCGTCGAGGAATTCAGGGACGGATTCAACGAGGAAGCTTTCAAGGAAAGGTATAGCGATATCTTAAGCAAGTACGACTATATCCTTGGTGATTGGGGATACGGACAGCTCCGATTGAAAGGATTCTTCGATGATCACAATCAAAAGGCTTCTTTCGACACAAAGGTGAGTACTCATAAGGATTACTTATATGAATACTGTAATTTTGGGTGCGCTTATTTTCTCGTGAAGAAAGTCAATAAATAATGGTGAAAGGAACAAACGATGATGGTCGTTTGTTCCTTTCTTTTATTTATTTTCAGTATAGGGCGGTTCTTCATTCACATCCGGGTCGGCATGAACAGGATGCGATCCGGGTTCCTGACGGGGTATATCCTGATGCAGGGATTTATTCTCGTAGTTGAAGGCACTATAATACCGTTGGCCTTCTTCCCATGGTGTACTCTTGTTTTCGACAGGGGTATGCTTACCTCTGGGAGCACCGTAAGGACCTTCCGGAAGTGTCTCGGGGACGAGGAAATTACGGTAGGTTTCTACATTGGAGAAGTCACTGTATTCCTCGTCTTCTTTGTCATAGGATTTCCGGTCTTTGCTCATTTTATCTCCCACCTTTCATACCATTAGTATGTGAGGGGGAGGTGGAGTTCATTCTCTCAGGGGAC
The DNA window shown above is from Rossellomorea vietnamensis and carries:
- a CDS encoding YutD family protein, giving the protein MICVQNTCYEIVEEFRDGFNEEAFKERYSDILSKYDYILGDWGYGQLRLKGFFDDHNQKASFDTKVSTHKDYLYEYCNFGCAYFLVKKVNK